A DNA window from Eremothecium cymbalariae DBVPG#7215 chromosome 3, complete sequence contains the following coding sequences:
- the CEP3 gene encoding Cep3p (similar to Ashbya gossypii AFL200W) produces the protein MVIDSFSHKINHPCVICSKRKVKCDRLLPCSNCVKHGKEAECLQGSDTKRFKSNTNELDASYHLLWQEYEHWIVKVAIMKNKLNNTDVVYDMKAEIEELEFWMVYLNAEASFKLLDYSMEKLGGLCFGCISDIGELYLKLEEYWARQEDKDYTLSVDDYLWGSLIWSVLTMAIYYIPLNDLSDILKPKMVCEWYNVHTESTWTEELQYNLYYGFQKATILQLKLANFTAFPDIRIIQTFLILCSTSFVQLDVFFADSLLTQCLHISKFLQIDNFRPMVTDSTSLRLNKLMAQKLWYRLSICDYLQSGPNKKLAIHTENESLITHAAYYEELPNVDVYSSEPTFETLLWKLISLDRDLEKYDLRKPTLKSLDAIIRQLDIFSVKVDSIEDTESFSSRFEHFISRLTLNLTYWKVSKLMYVYYRSSTAYDRMKTYTKIIIALILRNIKNHSSNFNKFPYVSYALSLLMGYHSIRNVFSNSEGNEQLVIDLNELMETASLTVQPSCAAVLEISKRIRKLESIWKTVKVIDNDDPLLHPVFKILQNDIKLVRSQFNRIPKIFNYGPTVASENEEDTKEVPEFKAIMKTFEKKYDILKIVYDF, from the coding sequence ATGGTGATTGATTCATTCTCTCATAAGATTAACCATCCGTGTGTTATATGTTCTAAACGAAAGGTGAAATGTGATAGGTTATTGCCTTGTTCAAACTGTGTGAAACACGGAAAGGAAGCAGAATGTTTACAGGGCTCAGATACGAAAAGGTTTAAGAGTAATACAAATGAATTAGATGCTTCATATCATTTATTGTGGCAGGAATATGAACATTGGATTGTTAAGGTTGCTATTATGAAGAATAAGCTCAATAACACGGATGTTGTGTATGATATGAAGGCGGAAATAGAGGAGTTAGAATTTTGGATGGTGTATTTGAATGCAGAGGCATCATTCAAGCTCCTGGATTATTCTATGGAAAAACTCGGTGGCCTGTGTTTTGGTTGTATTTCTGATATTGGTGAGCTGTATCTAAAGTTAGAGGAATACTGGGCTCGCCAGGAAGACAAAGACTATACCCTGTCGGTTGACGATTACCTTTGGGGCTCACTAATTTGGTCTGTGCTAACTATGGCGATTTACTACATACCTTTGAATGACCTATCTGATATTCtaaaaccaaaaatggTATGTGAATGGTACAATGTTCACACAGAATCTACTTGGACAGAGGAATTGCAGTATAATTTATATTACGGATTCCAAAAGGCAACAATTTTGCAGCTTAAATTAGCAAACTTTACTGCATTTCCGGATATTAGAATAATACAGACATTTTTAATTCTATGCTCAACATCATTTGTCCAACTAGACGTCTTTTTTGCGGATAGTTTATTGACTCAATGCTTACATATTAGTAAATTCCTTCAGATTGACAATTTCAGGCCTATGGTAACTGATTCCACCTCTTTAAGGCTAAACAAGTTAATGGCTCAGAAATTATGGTATAGACTATCTATATGTGATTACCTACAATCAGGGCCTAATAAGAAGTTAGCAATTCACACAGAGAATGAATCCTTAATCACGCATGCAGCCTACTACGAAGAATTGCCAAATGTTGATGTATATAGTAGCGAACCTACATTTGAAACACTTCTATGGAAGCTAATATCTTTGGATCGTGACCTAGAAAAATATGATCTAAGGAAACCAactttgaaatctttaGATGCTATTATAAGGCAGCTTGATATATTTTCGGTTAAAGTTGATTCGATCGAAGATACTGAGTCTTTTAGTTCAAGGTTTGAACATTTTATCTCCCGCTTGACATTAAACTTAACTTACTGGAAAGTATCCAAGTTAATGTACGTTTACTATAGATCTTCTACGGCCTATGACAGGATGAAAACCTACACAAAAATTATTATCGCATTAATTTTGAGGAACATTAAAAACCACTCCTCgaacttcaacaaattccCATATGTATCTTACGCCCTGTCATTACTAATGGGATATCATAGCATTCGAAATGTTTTCTCTAACTCTGAAGGAAATGAACAACTGGTAATAGATTTAAATGAACTAATGGAAACTGCATCCTTAACTGTCCAACCTTCGTGTGCAGCTGTATTAgagatttcaaaaagaatcaGGAAGTTGGAATCCATTTGGAAAACAGTGAAGGTTattgataatgatgatccCTTACTCCATCCAGTTTTCAAGATCTTGCAAAATGACATAAAACTTGTACGTTCACAATTCAACCGGATTCCGAAGATTTTCAACTATGGACCGACTGTTGCATCAGAAAACGAAGAAGACACCAAGGAAGTCCCAGAGTTTAAGGCAATTATGAAAACTTtcgaaaaaaaatatgacaTTCTCAAGATAGTTTATGACTTTTGA
- a CDS encoding uncharacterized protein (no homolog in Ashbya gossypii): MNSSKCVIYYYSRRWWWWCLSVCPLMSNLLFWFRHITRAYLMVWKRFGNKIVTIAAATKNINVTVHYERKARAFCLFSPHMLEAWGGEIKVDGMIIKQRTQ; the protein is encoded by the coding sequence ATGAATAGTTCTAAGTGCgtaatttattattatagCAGGcgatggtggtggtggtgtcTGTCTGTCTGTCCCCTCATGTCAAATTTACTGTTTTGGTTCAGGCACATTACTCGCGCATATCTTATGGTGTGGAAACGATTTGGAAACAAAATAGTAACAATAGCTGCGGCgacaaaaaatattaatgtAACCGTCCATTATGAAAGGAAAGCTCGAGCGTTCTGCTTGTTCTCCCCCCACATGCTTGAAGCATGGGGGGGGGAGATAAAGGTGGATGGaatgataataaaacaaagaacACAATAA
- the EAR1 gene encoding Ear1p (similar to Ashbya gossypii ADL279W): MLLILILFLKQAEASPLYREWYSEEHAAASREDGDFDMDLVLFGLSVLFMVFFYAILTLVYLVLRLLIRRYFIHGITLSNSSESSIRSAGIEARWQCLVDNEEDIKDRLAQLSPEEQFYYRQGEEFIKQNPPFILPYQTVAGGGGYNSHNTTDISDPIINDQTLQYIEEEGVNAWEFQPSSNLPNDFVLVKNRSELTFLNCNADVSVMTNLPIPLVNKVYYFECKIFEIHGNTNNLDHAQHLSDNEIISFGLATSPYPYFRLPGRHHHSIAYDSTGARRLNDSFNLAADLASVFPRCEKGDVIGVGYRTRSGTVFFTRNGKKLNEKHIGGHIKGWKFKYVYPIVGANTPCKIHVNFGTYGFVYIEANVKKWGYAKSNGLKLPPPSYEEYDQDMLLESSYEDEASDGESAVTLGGAIYAHGALLPPPPGFEFSTTPNSNGDQFTMGSLPVEPPGYSSDRNEDGHNDDNFDDEVGESAALLTSQRMAAIQRSPEDLHVNTFANQFLEGTSIK, from the coding sequence ATGTTACTCATTTTAattctgtttctgaagCAAGCTGAGGCTTCACCTTTGTACCGAGAATGGTATTCCGAGGAACATGCAGCTGCTTCACGAGAAGACGGTGATTTTGACATGGATCTGGTGCTATTCGGTCTCAGTGTTTTGTTTATGGTTTTTTTTTACGCCATATTGACACTGGTATATCTTGTATTGAGGCTGCTTATTAGACGATATTTTATCCACGGTATTACTCTATCGAACAGCAGTGAAAGCAGCATACGTAGCGCAGGTATTGAAGCCAGATGGCAATGTTTAGTGGACAATGAAGAGGATATCAAAGACAGATTAGCGCAATTATCACCTGAGGAGCAGTTCTACTATAGACAAGGGGAGGAGTTTATCAAGCAGAATCCCCCTTTTATTCTGCCTTACCAAACCGTTGCAGGCGGCGGTGGATATAATAGTCACAATACGACTGATATATCTGACCCTATTATTAATGACCAAACTTTACAATACATTGAGGAAGAGGGCGTGAATGCTTGGGAGTTCCAACCATCATCTAACCTACCTAATGACTTTGTTCTGGTGAAAAATAGATCCGAACTAACATTCTTGAATTGCAATGCGGATGTTAGTGTAATGACAAATCTACCGATTCCACTTGTAAACAAGGTGTACTATTTTGAATGCAAGATCTTTGAAATTCATGGTAATACCAATAATTTAGACCATGCACAGCATCTTTCTGATAACGaaataatttcttttggTCTAGCTACTTCACCATACCCATATTTCAGATTACCAGGAAGACATCACCATTCTATTGCATATGATTCAACAGGAGCACGCAGGTTAAACGATTCCTTTAATCTAGCAGCAGATTTAGCAAGTGTATTTCCGCGCTGTGAAAAGGGAGATGTGATCGGAGTTGGATATAGGACTAGGAGTGGGACAGTCTTTTTCACTCGTAATGGTAAAAAACTAAATGAAAAACACATTGGAGGTCACATTAAGGGTTGGAAGTTTAAATATGTTTATCCAATAGTTGGAGCGAATACTCCATGCAAAATTCATGTCAATTTCGGTACCTATGGCTTCGTATATATTGAAGCCAATGTAAAAAAGTGGGGCTACGCAAAATCAAACGGCTTGAAATTGCCTCCTCCTTCATATGAGGAATATGATCAAGATATGCTACTAGAAAGTAGCTACGAGGATGAGGCATCTGATGGAGAAAGTGCAGTAACTCTCGGTGGTGCCATCTATGCACATGGAGCACTGCTACCTCCTCCACCCGGCTTCGAGTTTAGCACTACTCCAAACAGTAACGGGGACCAGTTTACGATGGGATCTTTACCTGTAGAACCTCCTGGATATTCCTCTGATCGGAACGAAGATGGAcataatgatgataattttgatgatgaagtaGGTGAAAGCGCAGCCCTTCTTACAAGCCAGAGAATGGCTGCGATACAGAGATCACCCGAGGACCTACATGTCAACACTTTTGCCAACCAATTTCTGGAGGGAACTTCCATAAAGTGA
- the PHO2 gene encoding Pho2p (similar to Ashbya gossypii AFL202C): MDNFDYPTTEFNQFNQEFGSPEDILGNGHGGVRSDNGEQTGSNNESSGKSPSHANETSAEAHAHEIGKPKSKRTRATGEALELLKKEFDINPNPNAQNRKRISEQTGLPEKNVRIWFQNRRAKYRKSDRSFNQRTAATDMNTFGSISVTVEYDKIPLNINDNYYFIDVNSLTVGSWKRLKSGNLHRESLPNIKYLSNLSPTSINTIMSNATDLMVLISKKNFEINYFFSAIANNTKILFRIFFPINSVLNCSLTLQTDALKKDDDTDNVVLETTSAETESACELKLNVSKPPKFAVYFSDMNDELTSNQWSICEDFSEGRQVSDAYVGGSNFPHILTGLEPSLKFMNSLILEYNSSTSHIVAPPSQQQQPSHPHSHHGTDHAQSIVLQPEPHSLAQSAFFRNYGPHSTDDILDIQDPDQYETTQTTHTEFPSTAAAPGSNFLTAHLTDTQIPKTPEFLNQHTDLHNDDQHGLNNLLNFNDQTHASNTEQYY, from the coding sequence ATGGACAACTTTGATTATCCGACTACGGAGTTCAACCAGTTCAATCAGGAGTTTGGGTCTCCTGAGGATATATTGGGGAATGGGCATGGAGGGGTGAGATCGGATAATGGAGAACAGACGGGATCTAATAATGAGTCGAGTGGCAAGTCGCCCAGTCACGCGAACGAGACGTCTGCGGAAGCGCATGCTCATGAAATAGGGAAGCCGAAGTCCAAGCGTACGCGAGCGACGGGGGAGGCTTTGgagcttttgaagaaggagttTGACATTAATCCGAATCCCAATGCACAGAATCGAAAGCGTATCTCGGAGCAGACAGGGCTACCTGAGAAAAACGTGCGTATCTGGTTTCAAAACAGGAGGGCCAAGTACCGGAAGAGTGATCGGTCGTTCAACCAGCGCACGGCGGCGACGGATATGAATACGTTTGGGTCAATATCTGTCACGGTTGAATATGACAAGATTCCTTTGAATATTAATGATAACTACTATTTTATAGATGTCAATTCTTTGACTGTGGGGAGTTGGAAGCGATTGAAAAGTGGCAATCTACATCGCGAGAGTTTGCCCAATATTAAGTATCTTTCGAACCTGTCGCCAACGTCGATTAATACGATTATGTCCAATGCGACAGATTTGATGGTTTTAATctcaaagaagaattttgaaatcaactattttttttcagcGATTGCAAATAACACCAAGATCCTGTTTAGGATATTCTTTCCAATTAACAGTGTTTTGAATTGCTCTTTGACGTTACAGACAGACGCTCTAAAAAAGGATGATGATACAGATAATGTAGTGCTGGAAACTACGTCCGCAGAGACCGAAAGCGCCTGTGAGTTGAAACTGAACGTTTCAAAGCCACCCAAGTTTGCGGTTTACTTTTCGGATATGAACGACGAGCTAACATCTAACCAATGGTCTATTTGTGAAGACTTCTCAGAAGGCAGACAGGTCAGCGACGCATACGTTGGAGGTTCAAACTTCCCTCATATTCTCACCGGGCTGGAGCCATCTTTAAAGTTTATGAATTCTTTGATCCTTGAATATAATAGCTCAACCTCACACATAGTCGCCCCTCCAtctcaacagcagcagccatCGCATCCACACTCGCATCATGGCACCGACCACGCGCAGTCAATAGTATTACAGCCCGAACCTCATTCTTTAGCACAATCTGCATTTTTCAGAAACTATGGACCGCACTCCACTGATGATATACTCGATATACAAGACCCAGATCAATATGAGACTACTCAAACCACACATACAGAATTCCCAAGCACCGCAGCCGCCCCAGGCTCCAATTTCCTTACTGCACATTTAACTGATACCCAGATACCTAAAACCCCGGAATTTCTAAATCAACATACTGATTTGCATAACGATGACCAACATGGGTTAAACAACTTGTTAAATTTTAACGACCAAACACATGCAAGTAATACAGAACAATACTACTGA
- a CDS encoding uncharacterized protein (similar to Ashbya gossypii AFL201W) — protein sequence MSLFEEITIQQVGITYKQPLGLFINNEYTASSDGGKIQTINPATEEYITSFYAGTEEDADRAVVAAREAFENHWRKTSPKERGDLLYKLANIVEREKVLLAALETLDSGKPYHSNSLGDINEVIKVTRYFAGAADKFNQGNISSSNHDKYGYSLKVPYGVVAHVIPWNYPLLMACWKLQGCLAAGNCIVVKPAENTSLSLLYFAQLVKEAGFPPGVFNVVPGYGPVAGSRLALHPDVDKIGFTGSTAVGKKIMSMAGQSNLKDVTLECGGKTAAIVLDDAILEDAIDWLTLGIFFNSGQNCTANSRIYVQESIFDEFLSKFKENTFKNWKFGNNYDPFDPECTMGPLISKVQYDRVSGYLSHGKETEKLEAIELGVVKNGIGFFVPPTIFINVPQDSKLCKEEIFGPVAVISTFKNYDEAVALANDSDYGLASCIFTENVRKANQFVRDARSGTVYVNCSNEDDISLPFGGFKMSGIGRELGYAGMESYLQLKSVHMNIGNPSFL from the coding sequence ATGAGTTTGTTCGAAGAAATTACAATTCAGCAGGTTGGCATTACATACAAACAACCTTTAGGGTtgtttattaataatgagTATACTGCGTCATCGGACGGTGGCAAGATTCAGACTATTAATCCTGCTACTGAAGAATATATTACATCTTTTTATGCAGGTACGGAGGAAGATGCTGATCGAGCAGTGGTGGCAGCTAGAgaagcatttgaaaatcattGGAGGAAGACTTCGCCTAAGGAACGAGGTGACTTGCTTTACAAGTTGGCAAATATAGTGGAAAGAGAGAAGGTTTTGCTTGCAGCTCTTGAGACGTTGGATTCAGGGAAGCCTTATCACTCGAATTCTTTGGGGGATATTAATGAGGTGATCAAGGTAACGCGTTATTTTGCCGGTGCAGCTGATAAGTTTAACCAGGGCAATATTTCGTCTTCAAACCATGATAAATATGGTTATTCATTGAAGGTGCCGTATGGTGTTGTTGCTCATGTGATTCCTTGGAACTATCCTCTTTTAATGGCATGTTGGAAGCTTCAAGGCTGCTTAGCTGCGGGTAATTGTATTGTTGTCAAGCCTGCAGAGAACACTAGTTTATCCTTGTTGTATTTTGCGCAATTAGTAAAGGAGGCGGGTTTCCCGCCCGGGGTATTCAACGTAGTTCCAGGGTATGGTCCTGTAGCTGGGTCTCGATTGGCTTTACACCCGGATGTGGATAAAATTGGGTTTACTGGGAGTACTGCAGTAGGTAAGAAAATTATGTCAATGGCCGGACAATCTAATCTGAAGGATGTGACATTAGAATGTGGGGGCAAGACTGCAGCTATTGTATTGGATGATGCTATTTTAGAAGATGCTATTGATTGGTTAACGCTTGgtattttcttcaattctgGCCAGAACTGTACCGCAAATTCGCGTATATACGTGCAAGAATCGAtctttgatgaatttttgagcaaattcaaagagaacacttttaaaaactgGAAGTTTGGAAATAACTATGACCCTTTCGATCCTGAATGTACGATGGGTCCATTGATTTCTAAAGTACAATACGATCGCGTGTCGGGTTACTTATCTCATGGTAAAGAAACCGAAAAATTAGAAGCGATTGAACTTGGTGTTGTGAAGAATGGTATAGGATTCTTTGTTCCGCCAAcgatatttattaatgtCCCGCAAGATTCTAAATTGtgcaaagaagaaatttttGGTCCAGTTGCTGTAATCTCGACATTTAAGAATTACGATGAGGCTGTAGCGCTAGCTAATGACTCAGATTACGGATTGGCATCTTGCATTTTCACCGAAAATGTCCGCAAGGCAAATCAATTTGTTCGCGATGCAAGGAGTGGCACAGTTTACGTCAATTGCTCCAACGAAGATGATATAAGTCTTCCATTTGGCGGGTTCAAAATGAGTGGAATTGGTAGAGAACTCGGCTATGCTGGCATGGAATCGTATTTGCAACTCAAATCTGTTCACATGAACATTGGCAACCCTTCGTTTTTATAG
- a CDS encoding uncharacterized protein (no homolog in Ashbya gossypii) produces the protein MSSPFLKTGRIFMQPIDVSSNIVGNSLNLTNHAQRPQWSRASHNYTTYLLHKHMPSYTKRPLRQPGVSIPTAQTFLYTTPLPFRKRSCRNPYTRPDGALLPAAAAGLPAKRTTPFPRHKYSADSALSAR, from the coding sequence ATGTCCTCCCCTTTCCTAAAAACTGGGCGCATTTTTATGCAGCCAATTGATGTTTCTTCTAACATTGTTGGCAACTCTTTAAACCTAACTAACCACGCGCAACGTCCCCAGTGGTCACGCGCATCTCACAATTACACTACATACCTACTACATAAACACATGCCCTCCTACACAAAAAGACCCCTTCGCCAACCAGGAGTGAGTATCCCGACAGCTCAAACTTTCCTATACACCACTCCTTTACCCTTTAGGAAACGAAGTTGTCGGAACCCGTACACACGGCCGGACGGGGCCCTCCtgcctgctgctgctgccggCCTGCCCGCGAAACGAACCACGCCCTTCCCGCGGCACAAATATTCCGCTGATTCCGCGCTGTCTGCCCGCTGA
- a CDS encoding uncharacterized protein (no homolog in Ashbya gossypii), producing MLVLKWHYSTNYLYCLGVILLVLLPLSNKSFLPFQVFCIFSLLSEKTQKPILFSLPCFQLCVRKLIPREKSCRKWLVNALFFFHLCLCNRAEHRLFLSVCLFSFVRSFELYS from the coding sequence ATGCTAGTACTAAAATGGCActattcaacaaattattTATACTGCCTTGGTGTTATCCTTCTcgttcttcttcctctctCTAATAAATCCTTCCTTCCCTTCCAAGTTTTCTGTATTTTTTCCCTTCTCAGTGAAAAAACCCAGAAGCCTATATTATTCTCTCTTCCCTGCTTTCAACTATGTGTAAGGAAGCTGATCCCTCGAGAAAAATCCTGTAGAAAATGGCTTGTAAACgctctttttttctttcaccTATGTCTTTGTAACAGAGCAGAACACAGACTCTTTCTTTCTGTCTGTCTTTTCTCGTTCGTTCGTTCGTTCGAGCTCTATAGCTAG
- the MLH1 gene encoding mismatch repair ATPase MLH1 (similar to Ashbya gossypii AFL199C 2-introns), which translates to MIFLNHNRILMSAASRIKALDASVVNKIAAGEIIISPVNALKEMLENSIDAGATHVDVLIKEGGVRLLQIVDNGSGIMKDDLPILCERFTTSKLTTFEDLNKIQTYGFRGEALASISHIAKLTVITKTKDDTCAWKTSYKNGKITSDSKPTAGKDGTVIIVEDLFYNIPSRLRSLRSSAEEFAKILDVLCRYAIHTDNVGFSCKKFGESQFSLNVRSEATRQERIRSIFGSQVSNNLISLDMQDNREYGIVENSGKISNLNYNIKKGIPAIFFINHRLVSCDPLRRSLFQVYSNFLPKGSKPFIYLSLVIAPANVDVNVHPTKREVRFLHEDEIIECISNKVQEELQKIASSKSFKPGSLVTNKLISIDNASPGTSSTSMNSAISKIKRQENKLIRTDSSQTKITNFIRSSQPKIHASFSTSIRTKPKPLLESDENTEIVPRRGTPEEEGHETLVGQNCSNNSRIIKSLLHNTYEVVQRERIDVNLTSIKSLKETVDNETHKELTGVFADMTYIGIVDETRRLASIQHGLKLFLVDYGSLCNELFYQIGLTDFANFGKIYIHDELENKEGLLLSSLLSRIDNLSSTNMDEIIKRLWNMKEMLDEYYSIELKGGDDSIQDVRINCVPLLLKDYMPPLSKLPFFIYRMGTKVNWGSEKDCLDGILKQLALFYIPEIIEHVDQDDVSVTQEIRTQAVSKTEYLSTVLEQVIFPTIKRRLLAPKGLLKDVIEIANLPGLYKVFERC; encoded by the exons ATGATCTTTCTG AACCACAACAGGATATTAATGTCGGCTGCATCTCGAATAAAG GCGCTTGATGCCTCTGTAGTGAATAAAATTGCAGCAGGagaaattattatttctcCTGTCAATGCTTTGAAAGAAATGCTGGAGAATTCAATTGACGCTGGGGCGACGCATGTAGACgtattaataaaagaaggTGGTGTTAGATTACTCCAAATTGTGGATAACGGAAGTGGGATAATGAAAGATGATTTGCCAATTTTATGTGAAAGGTTTACTACATCGAAGTTAACAAcatttgaagatttgaacaAGATTCAGACCTATGGGTTCAGGGGTGAAGCCTTGGCGAGTATTTCTCATATTGCAAAGTTGACGGTTATAACCAAGACTAAAGACGATACTTGTGCGTGGAAAACGTCATATAAAAACGGTAAAATTACTTCTGATTCCAAACCAACAGCTGGTAAAGATGGAACTGTcattattgttgaagatttattttataacaTACCTTCTAGGTTACGTTCTTTAAGATCATCTGCTGAAGAGTTTGCGAAAATTTTGGATGTCCTTTGTAGATATGCCATTCATACGGACAACGTTGGGTTTTCATGTAAGAAATTCGGGGAATCACAGTTTTCATTAAATGTTCGTTCAGAAGCGACAAGACAGGAGCGAATCAGATCAATATTCGGTAGCCAAGTATCGAATAATTTAATATCACTTGATATGCAAGATAATAGAGAATACGGAATTGTGGAAAACTCTGGCAAGATCTCAAATCTGAATTACAATATTAAGAAGGGAATTCCGgcaatattttttattaaccATAGATTAGTTTCGTGTGATCCCCTGCGAAGATCTTTGTTTCAGGTTTACAGCAATTTTTTACCTAAGGGTAGCAAGCCTTTTATTTACTTAAGCTTGGTGATCGCTCCGGCTAATGTTGATGTTAACGTTCATCCTACTAAACGAGAGGTTAGATTTTTGCATGAAGATGAAATTATAGAATGTATTTCTAATAAAGTTCAAGAGGAATTACAAAAGATCGCTTCATCCAAGTCTTTCAAGCCTGGGAGCCTCGTTACGAATAAATTAATATCAATCGATAATGCTTCTCCTGGAACATCATCTACATCTATGAACAGCGCGATATCCAAGATTAAAAGACAGGAAAACAAGCTTATTCGAACGGACTCCTCacaaaccaaaataacCAACTTCATTAGATCCAGCCAACCTAAAATACACGCATCGTTTTCAACCTCTATAAGAACGAAGCCCAAACCGCTATTAGAAAGTGATGAAAATACGGAAATTGTTCCTAGAAGAGGTACAcctgaagaagaaggacaTGAGACATTAGTCGGTCAAAATTGCAGCAATAACAGCCGAATTATTAAATCATTGTTGCATAACACATATGAAGTTGTCCAACGGGAGAGGATCGATGTTAACTTGACAAGTATCAAGAGCCTTAAAGAAACTGTTGATAATGAAACTCACAAGGAACTAACAGGAGTCTTTGCTGATATGACTTATATCGGTATTGTTGATGAAACTAGAAGGTTGGCTTCGATTCAACATGGATTAAAGTTATTTTTGGTCGATTATGGGTCTTTATGCAATGAGCTATTTTATCAGATTGGTTTAACTGACTTTGCTAACTTTGGTaaaatatacatacatGACGAATTAGAGAATAAAGAAGGTCTACTCCTCTCTAGTTTGCTTTCCAGAATTGATAATCTTTCATCAACCAATATGGATGAAATAATCAAGCGATTGTGGAATATGAAGGAAATGCTAGATGAGTATTATTCAATTGAATTGAAAGGTGGTGATGATTCAATCCAAGATGTCAGAATTAATTGTGTTCCTTTGCTACTGAAAGATTATATGCCCCCGTTGTCAAAACTTcctttttttatatatagaatGGGTACTAAAGTTAACTGGGGTTCTGAGAAGGACTGCTTGGATGGAATACTGAAACAATTAGCATTGTTTTATATACCAGAAATTATTGAGCATGTAGATCAGGATGATGTTTCTGTCACTCAAGAAATCAGGACACAGGCTGTATCAAAGACAGAATATTTGAGTACTGTGCTAGAACAGGTTATATTTCCAAcaatcaaaagaagattacTAGCTCCAAAGGGATTGTTAAAGGATGTTATTGAAATAGCAAACTTACCTGGATTATACAAAGTCTTTGAAAGATGCTAA